From one Paramormyrops kingsleyae isolate MSU_618 chromosome 1, PKINGS_0.4, whole genome shotgun sequence genomic stretch:
- the LOC111854605 gene encoding leucine-rich repeat neuronal protein 3-like — translation MRDMLLGIYVFVALANAASVEEKVDCPRPCVCEIRPWFSPSSTYMETPTVDCNDLRLISMPERLPMDTQVLLLQTNNIARIERPLDYLANITEIDVSQNNLSAMGDINLGSLPQLLSLHMEENSIRVLPDSCLAGLHNLQELYINHNLISFIAPRAFLGLGNLLRLHLNSNWLTAISSQWFEAMLGLEILMIGENPIMRIQEMNFKPLINLRSLVLARMNLSDIPDDALVGLNRLESISFYDNLFAKVPRSSLKKVPSLKFLDLNKNPIQRIQRGDFMDMPHLNELGINSMPELVSIDSFALSNLPELTKIEATNNPKLSYIHPNAFYRLPRLETLMVNSNALSALHRVTVESLPNLREVSLHSNPIRCDCVVRWMGTDRTGVRFMEPESLFCMEPPELEGQHVRQVHLREMTETCLPLISPGSLPALVRARHGESLSLHCRAFGEPEPDIYWITPSGDRILPDTGTIKYYMHPEGTFDIYDLTEQEAGLYTCVAHNLVGADLKAVSVQVNGYFPQPANDSLKISIKSVQPNSILVSWKASHGSLPPNIKWSTTSEGNHPALAFKARVPSDINTYNLTRLNPSTQYKVCVDIPSIHHKTSRKCINVTTESMELEVKSYENRDTSVATMYGLLLVATSVTCTLIYASLRKHHFCKGIRKPQSNAPLTPALGLYSPLTRLWVSGKGTPSAVEVRATVIDVTNNAI, via the coding sequence ATGAGGGATATGCTGCTGGGGATCTATGTTTTTGTGGCGTTGGCAAACGCTGCTTCTGTTGAGGAGAAGGTCGACTGCCCTCGACCATGCGTTTGCGAGATCAGGCCCTGGTTCTCTCCAAGCTCAACATACATGGAAACTCCCACTGTGGACTGTAATGACTTGAGACTTATTTCTATGCCTGAGAGGCTGCCCATGGACACACAGGTCTTGTTGTTGCAGACAAACAACATTGCCAGGATTGAAAGGCCCTTGGATTATCTGGCCAACATCACAGAGATAGATGTATCTCAGAACAATTTGTCTGCGATGGGCGACATTAACCTCGGAAGCCTGCCCCAGCTATTGTCCCTGCACATGGAGGAAAACTCTATCCGCGTGCTCCCTGACAGCTGCCTAGCTGGGCTCCACAATCTCCAGGAGCTGTACATCAATCACAACCTGATCTCTTTCATTGCTCCCAGGGCCTTCCTGGGGCTGGGCAATCTGCTGCGGCTTCATCTCAACTCCAACTGGCTGACGGCCATTAGCAGCCAGTGGTTTGAGGCTATGCTGGGACTGGAAATTTTGATGATCGGCGAAAACCCAATCATGCGCATTCAAGAAATGAACTTTAAGCCACTTATCAACCTCCGCAGCCTGGTCCTGGCCCGAATGAATCTGTCGGATATACCCGATGACGCCCTGGTCGGACTTAATCGCTTGGAGAGCATCTCGTTTTATGACAACCTGTTTGCTAAGGTGCCCCGCAGTTCCCTCAAGAAGGTCCCAAGTCTGAAGTTTCTGGATCTAAACAAGAACCCCATTCAGAGGATACAGAGAGGGGACTTTATGGATATGCCGCACCTGAATGAGCTGGGTATTAACAGCATGCCCGAGCTGGTGTCTATTGACAGTTTTGCCCTCAGCAACCTGCCAGAGCTAACAAAAATAGAGGCAACCAACAACCCCAAACTGTCCTACATCCACCCCAATGCATTCTACAGGCTGCCTCGATTGGAGACACTCATGGTTAACAGCAATGCCTTGAGCGCCCTGCATCGTGTCACTGTGGAGTCCCTGCCCAATCTTCGGGAGGTGAGCCTACACAGCAACCCCATCCGCTGTGACTGTGTGGTCCGCTGGATGGGCACGGATAGGACCGGCGTGCGCTTCATGGAGCCGGAATCCCTGTTCTGCATGGAGCCACCTGAGCTGGAGGGACAGCACGTTCGGCAGGTGCACCTCCGAGAGATGACAGAGACCTGCCTACCGCTCATCTCCCCTGGGAGCCTCCCAGCGCTGGTCCGTGCGCGCCATGGGGAATCGCTCTCACTACACTGCCGGGCATTCGGGGAGCCAGAGCCTGATATCTACTGGATCACACCCTCAGGTGACCGGATCTTGCCAGATACTGGTACCATCAAGTATTACATGCACCCAGAGGGCACGTTTGATATCTATGACCTCACAGAGCAAGAGGCTGGACTATACACCTGTGTTGCTCACAATCTTGTTGGCGCAGACCTTAAAGCGGTCTCAGTGCAGGTCAATGGATACTTCCCACAGCCTGCCAACGACTCTCTGAAGATCAGCATCAAATCCGTGCAGCCAAACTCCATCCTGGTGTCTTGGAAAGCCTCCCACGGCAGCCTGCCACCCAACATTAAGTGGTCAACGACATCAGAGGGCAATCATCCCGCTCTGGCATTCAAAGCAAGGGTTCCATCTGACATTAACACATACAACTTAACACGCTTAAATCCTTCCACACAGTACAAGGTATGCGTGGACATTCCCAGCATCCATCACAAAACCAGTAGGAAGTGCATCAACGTCACCACCGAAAGTATGGAGCTAGAGGTCAAGAGCTATGAAAACCGGGACACATCAGTGGCTACCATGTATGGCTTGCTGTTGGTTGCAACCTCGGTGACCTGCACACTTATTTATGCGTCCTTGAGAAAGCACCACTTTTGTAAGGGTATAAGGAAACCCCAATCAAACGCCCCTCTGACACCTGCCCTTGGGCTCTACTCTCCCCTCACAAGACTGTGGGTTTCTGGTAAAGGAACGCCTTCTGCAGTCGAGGTGAGGGCCACTGTAATAGATGTAACAAACAATGCCATATAA